In Sardina pilchardus chromosome 10, fSarPil1.1, whole genome shotgun sequence, one genomic interval encodes:
- the pgghg gene encoding protein-glucosylgalactosylhydroxylysine glucosidase, whose product MASDPSDPYIFTTATLPPDSRFLPPLANGLLGWRVYGSIMHMGGIYNGQAGDCHRADVPCPFAVKMRMGEEEEATHTYSLDTRTGLFTHMACTESVCVSQMFYAHRLYPNLLVMEVLMVRQVTSQEPITVQFDSSFRPQSKDIAFQEGSDYRGGKHIFGQTQTAEVPGGSCLNVHLIWTPVVTSLTLEPEQSQSRWGFLLAAAETEENSQSAYDLGLQLMTDGNLRPSHNRAWADFWLGSRLEIAGEEPLSRALIGCLFYLLSAFPSLNQTTEAFGGVSPGGLSNGGQGQDYWGHVFWDQDTWMYPAIALFYPSLARTVLEYRVRTLEGARANAEQQGYKGVKFPWESANSGREVCPEDIYGEQEIHINGDVIQAFQHYYYLTQDLEMFKAGRGSEVVWGVADYWVSRVTWSSEDQSYHIKGVMPPDEYYYNVDDSVFTNTVAKNSLLFAVELASLLQYPAPPEWQEVADRLKIPFDPDHQYHPEFRGYIKGGVVKQADVVLLGYPLGLPMSSKVRRNDLEAYEPVTDPRGPAMTWGMFAVAWLELGETERAQKLLEKCYKNIQEPFQVWSESSDGSGAVNFLTGMGGFLQAVLFGYTGFRVQKDCLSFSPILSGAIAELSVTGVSYLGNKLNWLVKGEEVTVKLWEKTEHAGKACALEVVLKASGTRIPLTPGQSVTFPREAGELRKQDSGQSCWPI is encoded by the exons ATGGCCAGTGACCCGAGCGACCCATACATCTTCACCACGGCAACGCTGCCCCCTGACTCCCGCTTCCTGCCTCCGCTGGCCAATGGGCTGCTGGGATGGAGAGTCTACGGCAGCATCATGCACATGGGCGGGATTTATAACGGACAGGCCGGAGACTGTCACCGTGCCGACGTGCCCTGCCCGTTCGCTGTGAAGATGAGGATgggcgaggaggaagaggcaacacacacctacagcctGGACACtcgtacag GTCTGTTCACACACATGGCGTGtacggagagtgtgtgtgtgtcccagatgTTCTACGCTCACCGCCTGTACCCCAACCTTCTGGTGATGGAGGTGCTCATGGTGCGTCAGGTGACCTCGCAGGAACCAATCACGGTGCAGTTTGACAGCTCCTTCCGCCCTCAGAGCAAAGACATCGCCTTCCAGGAAGGATCTGACTACAGGGGAGGAAA GCACATCTTCGGGCAGACCCAGACCGCTGAGGTCCCTGGGGGCTCCTGTCTCAACGTGCACCTCATCTGGACCCCAGTGGTGACATCACTCACCCTGGAACCAGAGCAGAGCCAATCACGGTGGGGCTTCCTGCTGGCGGCCGCTGAGACCGAGGAGAACAGCCAATCAGCTTACGACCTGGGCCTGCAGCTGATGACTGACGGCAACCTAAGGCCCTCCCACAACAGGGCGTGGGCCGACTTCTGGTTGGGTAGCAGGTTGGAGATTGCGGGGGAGGAGCCTCTGAGCCgcgctctgattggctgcctcTTCTACCTGCTCAGTGCCTTCCCCTCACTGAACCAGACCACTGAGGCCTTCGGTGGGGTCAGTCCAGGGGGGCTGTCCAACGGGGGACAGGGACAGGACTACTGGGGACATGTGTTCTgggaccag GACACATGGATGTATCCAGCCATTGCCCTATTCTATCCTTCTCTGGCTCGCACTGTGCTGGAGTACCGTGTGCGAACACTAGAGGGTGCTAGAGCAAACGCTGAACAACAGGGCTATAAG ggtgtgaaGTTCCCTTGGGAGAGTGCAAATTCCGGTAGAGAGGTGTGTCCAGAGGACATCTACGGGGAGCAGGAGATTCACATCAACGGAGATGTCATCCAGGCCTTCCAGCATTACTATTACCTCACACAG GATTTGGAGATGTTCAAAGCGGGGCGTGGCAGTGAGGTGGTGTGGGGCGTGGCTGACTATTGGGTCTCCCGGGTAACCTGGAGCTCTGAGGACCAATCATATCACATCAAAG gTGTAATGCCTCCAGATGAGTATTACTACAATGTGGACGACTCTGTCTTCACAAACACTGTTGCTAAgaacag tCTGCTCTTTGCTGTAGAGCTAGCCTCCCTGCTGCAGTACCCAGCTCCCCCAGAGTGGCAGGAGGTGGCCGACCGGCTCAAGATCCCCTTTGACCCAGATCACCAATATCACCCAGAGTTCAGGGGCTACATTAAGG GTGGTGTGGTGAAGCAGGCAGACGTGGTGTTGCTAGGATACCCACTGGGTCTTCCCATGAGTTCCAAGGTTAGACGGAATGATCTGGAAGCGTACGAGCCCGTCACTGATCCACGTGGCCCTGCTATGACCTGG ggcatgTTTGCGGTTGCATGGCTGGAGTTAggtgagactgagagagcaCAGAAACTCCTGGAGAAATGCTATAAAAACATCCAGGAACCttttcag gtgTGGAGTGAGTCGTCTGATGGATCAGGGGCGGTGAACTTTCTCACTGGGATGGGAGGCTTCCTGCAGGCCGTGCTGTTCGGCTACACCGGcttcag GGTCCAGAAGGACTGCCTGTCCTTTTCTCCTATCCTGTCTGGAGCCATTGCAGAGCTGAGCGTGACCGGTGTCAGTTACCTAGGCAACAAGCTGAACTGGCTGGTGAAGGGGGAGGAAGTGACTGTGAAGCTGTGGGAAAAAACAGAGCATGCTGGGAAGGCCTGCGCCCTGGAAGTGGTGCTCAAAGCCTCAGGCACCAGGATTCCCCTCacgccag GCCAATCAGTGACCTTCCCTCGAGAGGCGGGAGAACTGAGGAAGCAGGATTCAGGACAGTCCTGTTGGCCTATTTAA